Part of the Sodalinema gerasimenkoae IPPAS B-353 genome is shown below.
ATATTATCTAAAATTAAGCGCAAATACTGTTCCTGATCTCGTAAAGCCTCCTCAGCGCGAATACGCTCATTCACCTCTGCCTGAAGTTGCTGATTCTTCGCTTCGAGTTGCTCTTGTAAATCCTTGAGTTTAAGTTGATTTTCAATACGAGCTAACACCTCAGCAAACTGAAACGGCTTTGTGATGTAGTCCACCCCGCCTGCTGCAAAGGCTTTTACCTTATCGAGCACATTATCTAACGCGCTGACAAAAATGATAGGGATTCCCTCAGTTGCCGAGTTTGCCTTGAGGCGGCGACAGACATCAAAGCCATCAATCCCAGGCATATTAATATCCAAAAGAATTAAATCAGGCCGGAGTTGTTCGGCGACGTCAACGGCTTGCACCCCATCCGTAAGACTATGGGTTTGATACCCTTTACGCAAAAGCAACCGTGACAGGAGGTGCAGAGTCTCGGGCCGGTCGTCCACCAGCAGAAGGGTTGCCTTGGGTGATGTCTCAGATGGATGAGGGTGATCAGTCATAAGGAGCAGGCAAGAGGCAAGAGGCGATAGGCAACAGGCAAGAGGCATAACCCACCCCTAACCTCGACCGTGGAAGAGATGGCAATAGGCAAGTGGCGCACCCTCTTCTGGCATTGACCAAGTCTGGGGGTTGACCACAATGATGCAATATCCATTCAGCAATCTGGTCTAAACGCTGTCAGACGGTCCCCTTCTGTGGCAAGGTAAAACTAGATATACCCATTGCCAGATTTCTAGCTACCGTAACGAGCTGCTTCGGACTCATGCAAACATTGCCTACCCCCTACCCCAACGACACGAGCAACCCAGCCTCCCCAGATTCGACTGTTGCCGCCTTTGAGACCAAAATTCGTCGCCGTAAAACCCGTCCTGTTCCCGTGGGTAACATCACCATCGGGGGAGGACACCCGGTGGTGGTTCAATCCATGATTAACGAAGACACCATGGATGTCGATGGGTCTGTGGCAGGGATTCGGCGGCTCCATGAAATCGGCTGTGAGATTGTCCGGGTTACGGTTCCCAGTATGGCTCATGCCAAAACCCTAGCCCAGATTAAGGAAAAACTGCGAGAAACGTACCAAGATGTGCCCCTCGTGGCTGATGTACACCACAATGGCATGAAAATCGCCCTAGAAGTGGCCAAACATGTGGATAAGGTGCGTATTAACCCAGGTCTCTACGTGTTCGAGAAGCCCAAAAGCGATCGCAGCGAATACACAGACCCAGAATTTCAGGAAATTGGCGCCAAAATTCGCCAGACCCTCGAACCGCTGGTGATCTCCTTGCGAGACCAAAATAAGGCGATGCGGATTGGGGTCAATCATGGCTCGTTAGCCGAACGGATGCTGTTTACCTATGGTGACACCCCAGAAGGGATGGTGGAGTCGGCCCTGGAATTTATCAAAATCTGCGAGTCTCTAGATTTTTATAATCTGGTGATTTCCCTAAAAGCCTCTCGGGTTCCGGTGATGTTGGCTGCCTATCGTCTGATGGTTCGTCGCATGGATGAGCTAGGAATGGACTATCCCCTGCATTTAGGGGTGACGGAAGCCGGAGATGGTGAATATGGCCGGATTAAGTCCACCGCCGGGATTGCCACCCTCCTCGCCGATGGCATTGGTGACACCCTACGGGTCTCCCTCACTGAGGCCCCAGAGAAGGAAATTCCCGTTTGCTACAGCATCTTGCAAGCCTTGGGGTTACGCAAAACCATGGTGGAGTATGTAGCCTGTCCCTCCTGTGGGCGAACCCTCTTCAACCTCGAAGATGTGTTGCGAGAAGTGCGTGAGGCAACGAACCATCTCACGGGACTCGATATCGCGGTGATGGGTTGTATTGTCAATGGCCCAGGGGAGATGGCCGATGCTGATTATGGCTATGTGGGCAAACAGCCTGGCTTTATTTCCCTCTATCGGGGTCGTGAGGAGATTAAAAAAGTGCCCGAGGATCAGGGAGTGGCTGAGTTAATTAACCTGATTAAGGCTGATGGACGCTGGATCGATCCCTAGGAGATCCCATTCGGCCTGAGGGATCAGGCCCTGCCTAGGACAAGACCCAGGGGGGGACTGTCCTAGGTTGGATCTCGAACGGGCTAACATGTAGAGGGAGGTAGGACAATCTTGGAATAGGCTCCGGGGGGCGATCGCCCAAATTTGATTGTGTTACAGTGGGCCTAACAGGATTTAGACGTATACATTTTTTTACACTCTTGAAGTTAAGGCAAATCGACATGGCAACTCGTGGGTTGGTCGTTGGCGCAACCGTCGTCATGCTCAGCACGGTGACGATTATTGGTGCCGGCATTCATTTAAAAGGACAAGCATTCTTCCAGGAAAGTCCCAAAGAACTGGTAGATGAAGTTTGGCAGATTATCGATAAAAACTATGTCGATGCGGCCTTTAATCAGGTCGATTGGCGTGCCGTGCGCACAGAGTTCCTCGATCGCTCCTATGAGTCTCCCGAAGTCGCCTATGATGCGATTCGCGAGATGCTCGAAAAACTCGATGATCCCTATACTCGTTTCATGGATCCTGACGAGTTCCGCAGTATGCAAATTGATACCTCCGGTGAATTAACTGGAGTTGGGATTCAATTGTCTCAGGATCCCGAAACCGAAGAACTGATCGTCATTTCCCCAATTGAAGAAACCCCGGCGTTTGACGCAGGGATTCAATCTCAGGACGTGATCACCAAAATTGATGGTCAAAGTACTGAGGGGATGGATATCAACGAGGCGGTGAATCTGATTCGAGGCCGTGTGGGCACTGAAGTGGTTCTGACGATTCGTCGAGGAGAACGGGAGTTAGAATTCCCCATCACCCGCGCCCGAATTGAGATCCACCCAGTGCGTCATAGTCGTAAAGACGATTTACCCGGTGGCGTGGGGTATATCCGTCTGACCCAGTTCAGTCAACTGGCGACCGATGAAATGCGTGCGGCCATTCAGGAGTTGGAGTCTGAAGGCATTGATGGCTTTATCTTGGATTTACGGTCGAACCCCGGTGGCTTGCTGCAAGCCAGTATTGAGATTGCCCGGATGTGGTTCGATGAGGGCGATATTGTCTCGACGGTGAACCGCCAAGGGGTGGCGGAGGTTCAACGGGCCAATGGTCGCGCCATCACTGATAAACCCCTGGTGGTTTTGATTGACGGCGGTTCGGCCAGTGCCAGTGAAATTCTCTCAGGTGCGTTGCGGGATAACGATCGCGCCGTTTTGGTGGGAACGACGAGCTTTGGCAAGGGACTGGTGCAGTCCGTCCGTCCGGTGGGCAATGGTGCTGGGTTGGCCGTCACCATCGCTCGTTATTTGACTCCCAATGGCATTGATATTGATAAGGAGGGGATTCCCCCGGATGTGGAACAGGAGATTTCTGAGGAGGTTCGGGAAGAGATGCGGATGGATCGCACCATGATTGGAACTGAGCGCGACCCCCAATATGTCCGGGCCTTGGAAATCTTGCAGGAAAAGGTTGCGGCAGCAAATGGTGAGGAGACGACCAGTTCCGTTCCCGCATCGGTGCGTTAAGGGTCCGGCGTTGGACGAGGGGACTCTACCTCGTTAGCGAATGCTACCAATACTATGATCGGCTTCTAGGGTTACAACTAGGGCCGATTTGGCTTCGGGGGCAATCAGGGGAGTGATGAATAACTCCGGGTGCAGGGCTTTCCAGAAGTATTCAACAAATTCGCGTATCTCTTCGTCGGATAGGCCTGCTTTCCCTTGGGCGATCGCATCATGTTCGGCCTGAAGTCGCCAGCGTTGACTGAGACGATAATCAACGGGAGCCAAGACCATCAGGCGATCGCAACAGTCCCAGAGAGGCAAATACTCCTGTAAGCGCTGATTGCAATCCCGCGCAAAGGCTTTGTCCTGCGCTGTGCGAATTGGCTCGGGGGCCTGTTCAAAACAGCTCGGCTCGACAGGTTCAACCCCGACAAACCAGCCTTCAAAGAGAATAATATCCGCCCCCTCGACCTGCTCTGGGGAGGTGCGATCGCCATCTCCGCCAAAGGCCGACTTATCGAAGCGAGGAACCGCCACAGGGGATGCTCCCTGGCGCAGTTGCTGCAACACTTGCAACCCCAACTCCACATCATGGGTTCCTGGAGGGCCACGGCGGATGAGTCGGGGATCTTCAGCTTTGAGTCGTTGTCGTTCAGCGTAGGGTTTATAGAGGTCATCGAGAGATAGCCCCAGACTGCGATAGCCGAAGTACTCTAAAATGACGCTCAAAGCGCTGGCTAGGGTCGTTTTTCCCGTGCCTTGGCCCCCTAAAATCCCTTGCACAATGGGTCGAGCAGACTCCCGCCTCAACTGAGCCAATTGCCCCGCCAGAGGCAGCCAAAGACGCCAGAGATTCTCCAGAATGAGTTCCTGCCCCTGAAAAGGCAAACGTTCCACCACATTATCCAAAATCTCAGCCAGTTGCCCCAACCGTTCCTGAATGCCCTCAACGGTCTCAGATGGGGCTAAATCAAGGGCTTGGCTACGTTCAGGGGTTTGACGCTCCCCGGCCAAGAGCGCCTCACAGAGACTCCTGTCAACGGCTCCCTGTTGGCGCAGTTGTAGGACAGCGCGATGGAGTAAGGCACTTAGATAGCTCATCAACAATCTAGGGCAGGGCCTAAGATCCCAATTTAAAGGCTTCCACGAACAGACTATACACTAAACCCAATTTAGTGGCGCTGAGCGTGTCAGAGAATAATGAAGATTGTCGTAGACGACCATAGACGAGCCAGTTCACTGACTCGGTAATCAGCAACATCATAAAGGCGACGGTCATATCCAGGAAGGCTTTTTGCCCGGAAATAGTCGAGATGGCATTCCCGAGGAAGTAGCCAAAGAGAAAGCCAATGATAATCAACGAGGTACGCCGCCAAGGGTTGCGGGCCCAAGCTACGAAGCGAGCCAGCAGGACGTCAACAAGCCGATTAAGACGGGTATTTTGCACAACATACTCCTCTAAGGTGGGGAGGAAGCGGAGGACCCCCATAACCGAGGTTAGACTAACTCAAAGATTTGGGCAATAAACCAGGCGTAAAAGATGATAAAGAGATAGCCTTCCCAGCGGGTAATCTGTTTATCTTGCACGACGAAGAACATCAAGATTGTGCCACAGAGCATCTCTAGGAGACCTTCAATCAAGGTGGTCTTGGGAATAATCAAGGCACCGAAAAAGCGGGGAATCGCCATGACCACTAGGGCATTGAAGATATTAGAGCCGAGGACATTCCCCACCGCCACGTCATAACTGCCTCGTTTGACACAGACGAGACTCACACTCAGTTCAGGTAAAGAGGTTCCTAGGGCTAAAGCACTGACGGCGATGATTTCCTTGCCAATATTGAGTAATTCCGAGAGTGCCACCACGGACTCAACGGTATATTTGGCGCCGAAATAGATGAAAATCACACTGACGATTAAGATAAACAGCGCTTTCCACGGAAAGGCTTGCCGCTCACCCGCCTGTGGCGTTGAGTCAGTATTAGAGTCCTGAACACCGTCATCCCCGGTAGTGCCCGCTTCCGTTATCGGACGAGTCTCTAAGGAGGTCGGGGCACTGTTATCAGGGCCAGCGGATTCGAGAGCGCCAACTGCCACCGTTGCTTCCGATTTGGCTTCAACGGGAGCCTCTGCGATGGGGATACCGCCAATCTCACCTTCGGATGTTGTGATGGTATAGACTAAATAGACTCCATAGGCTAGCAAACATAAAATTGCTTCTCCCACTGAGTATTTCCCGGTAAATAGCATCAAGGCGAGCAGGAAAGATGAGCCAACAAACAGGGGCAAATCGACGCTGGTTAAATCATATTTAAGCTCCATTTTTCCGGCGACTACCGCTGCAACTCCAGTGATGAGAAAGATATTGGCAACGTTGGAGCCGATGACGTTCCCAAAGACAATTTCCGATGATCCCTCCTGTACCGCTGTGATGGAAGACATCAATTCCGGTAGGGATGTCCCCACAGAGACAATAGCAACACCAATAATAAATGGGGAAAGTCTCAGAAAAACTCCCAAGACTTCCGATGAGTCAATAAACCAGTCTGATGCTTTAATTAGCACAAACAAACTCACCGCAAATATACCTAACCAAGTGAGTAAATCTAACATCTTAAAATTTAAAGGGTCTCCAAGATTTAATATAACGCTAAAATACACCAAAATGGCGACGAGCCATAAATTTAGCCCGACGCTCGCCATGAAGATTCATGAACGCACTCTGTCCTGAAAGAGTTAGGAATTGCTGCCTTGGCCCGCCAGGTCAGGAGGAGGCCTCCGCTTCCGACTCACCCGTTGAGGAGCGGTTGCGCGGTTTGTTCGACACACTAAAGGCTCGAAAGTGTTGGGCTTGCTGCTCAATGCGGGCTGCGAGGCGATCGCACACCAGATGACATAACTCAAAGGTCAATTCATCTTCAACGCAATAATAAGCTGACGTTCCCTCAGTGCGACGACTGAGGATACCTGCTTGTAGCATCACCTTTAAATGCTTAGAGACGTTGGCCTGACTGGTTTTAGTGGCTTCAACCAGTTCCTGCACACATCGCTCTTCATCACGAAGCAGGTTGAGAATTTTTAGACGCATGGGTTCGCTGAGAATACTAAAATACTCAGCGACGTGTTTGGTAACTTCCTGGGGTATAGGCTGCTGCACAGGTTTAAGGGGAGTGAACACCAACAGGGGGGAAATAAACTAAGACTCCCAAGGGGGACGCCTCATTTCGGGTAAAGTCAGGAGCGGCTTATGCCGGCAACACCCGCATTAAGGGCTGATTGTACTCAACAGGTTCGCCATTTTCCACTAAAATTTCGATGACCTCACCGGTGACTTCCGACTCCACCTCATTCATCAGTTTCATGGCCTCGATGATGCAGACCGTTTGCTGATTGGAGATGCGATCGCCCACATCCACAAACGGCGGCTCATCGGGGGCCGGGGCCCGGTAGAAGGTTCCCACCATCGGCGAGACAATTTCGACCCATTTAGCGGCCGCCGAGGGAGGCGGTGTTGGAGAGGAAGCAGGGGTCGGAACTTCAGCCGGACCTCCATCAGGGGCCGCAACTGGCTGAGGAACCGCCATGACTCCCGGTGCGGCAGAGACCACCCCAGATCCTTTGCGAATCGTTAATTCTAAATCTTCGTTTTTTAGGGTGAACTCCGAAATATCGGTTCCCTCTAAAGCCGCGATGAGTTCGCGAAGTTGGTTAAAGTCCAATTGCACTGTTTTTTATCCGTTCGTTTGAAAAGCTATGTCTGCACGAGATTGAGGCAAGGTTGCGAAAGACTGCAACCTTTCCCCGTCGAGCAAAACTATTCCCGCCCCAGATAGCTATCGTTGCGGGTATCAATTTTAATCCGTTCACCAATGGAGATAAACAGAGGAACCATCACTTGAGCGCCTGTCGAAACCGTCGCGGGTTTAGTTCCCCCCGTTGCGGTATCTCCTTTGACCCCAGGATCAGTCTCGGTCACTTCTAAGACCACGGAATTGGGGAGTTCCACCTCAACCACCTGGTCATTCCAGTAAATGACGTTTACATCCATCCCCTCGGCCAGATATTTAGCGCCATCGCCAATCTGGTCGGGAATGAGACGAACTTCCTCGTAGGTTTCCATGTCCATGAGGACAAAGGCTTCACCTTCTCGGTAGGTATGTTGCATCACCCGTTTATCGAGAATTGCCTGGGGAACGGTCTCCCCGGCGCGGAAGGTGCGCTCAACGACACTTCCTGTTTGAGCATTTTTGAGCTTGGTTCGCACAAAGGCAGACCCTTTACCCGGCTTTACGTGCAGAAATTCCACCACACGCCAGACTGCACCGTCAAGTTCAATGGTGGAGCCTGTTCTAAAATCGTTTGAGGAGAGCATGAATCTCAATCCGTGCAGAACAATCGGCAACCTATTTTACATCTGTCCGGCTCATTTCCCCCATTGGGGGGTGAAGTTTGGGGGAATCGGGCACAGAAACAACGTAGGGGCGTACCCTTGTGGTCGCCCTCTTCTCTAAAAGTCGTCGATGACGTCTACATCTTCGGGAATTTCTAACTCCATCTGTTCCTGGAGGGATTTCCAACCGGGTTGCCACTGGTTGCGGTTTTTGAGCACTTTGGCATTGAGCCAGAAGCGAACCTGGGAATCGCATGAGGCCATGAGTTCGGCGAAAACAAAGCCTCCCTCGTTTTTACGACTGACCACTTGGAAATGTCGCCAACCCCAGGTTTTCTGCATGGCCGTCCATTTTGACCCCAGCAGATGAGGTAACTTTTGTTTCTTCTTGGCCACGATCGCCCCTCCCTATTTGCGCGATAAAAACTTAGCAGCCAGTACGCCACCAATAAAGCCAAATAGATGGCCTTCCCAGGAAATTCTCGGATCTCCAGGGAAAATGCCCCAGATGAGGCTGCCATAGAAAAACATCACCAGTAACGAGAGGGCAATTGAGGGCAAGCTGCGTTCAAACAAGCCATAGAGGAGCAGGAAGCCGAGATAACCAAAGATGACACCGCTGGCACCGATGTGAATCCCCGCCGAGCCAAAAAACCAGATTCCTAGGCCGCTGACAAGCGTGGCAATGACACTGACCCAGATAAAATGACGGAGTCCCCGGATTAAGACGAGCCAGCCCAACACCAGAAATGACGCTGTATTCGAGAGAATATGGGGGAAATTGCCGTGGAGGAAGGGCATAAACACAATTCCCCGCAGACTGTTGGGATTGCGGGGGTAAACGCCGAAACTATTCAGGGAACCGGCAAAGAGGAACTGATTAATGAGGTGAACGGCCCACATCAGGGCAATGCAACTGCCCAGAATGAGAATGTGGCCTTTGAGTTCTCGGGCCAGTGCCTTACTGCTACTCTCTTGACTCATCGTGACTAAGGGGGTGATGGGTTGGGAACTTAGGGTCTATTTCCAGGGTAACAGGTTCATC
Proteins encoded:
- the ispG gene encoding (E)-4-hydroxy-3-methylbut-2-enyl-diphosphate synthase produces the protein MQTLPTPYPNDTSNPASPDSTVAAFETKIRRRKTRPVPVGNITIGGGHPVVVQSMINEDTMDVDGSVAGIRRLHEIGCEIVRVTVPSMAHAKTLAQIKEKLRETYQDVPLVADVHHNGMKIALEVAKHVDKVRINPGLYVFEKPKSDRSEYTDPEFQEIGAKIRQTLEPLVISLRDQNKAMRIGVNHGSLAERMLFTYGDTPEGMVESALEFIKICESLDFYNLVISLKASRVPVMLAAYRLMVRRMDELGMDYPLHLGVTEAGDGEYGRIKSTAGIATLLADGIGDTLRVSLTEAPEKEIPVCYSILQALGLRKTMVEYVACPSCGRTLFNLEDVLREVREATNHLTGLDIAVMGCIVNGPGEMADADYGYVGKQPGFISLYRGREEIKKVPEDQGVAELINLIKADGRWIDP
- the ctpC gene encoding carboxyl-terminal processing protease CtpC, which produces MDMATRGLVVGATVVMLSTVTIIGAGIHLKGQAFFQESPKELVDEVWQIIDKNYVDAAFNQVDWRAVRTEFLDRSYESPEVAYDAIREMLEKLDDPYTRFMDPDEFRSMQIDTSGELTGVGIQLSQDPETEELIVISPIEETPAFDAGIQSQDVITKIDGQSTEGMDINEAVNLIRGRVGTEVVLTIRRGERELEFPITRARIEIHPVRHSRKDDLPGGVGYIRLTQFSQLATDEMRAAIQELESEGIDGFILDLRSNPGGLLQASIEIARMWFDEGDIVSTVNRQGVAEVQRANGRAITDKPLVVLIDGGSASASEILSGALRDNDRAVLVGTTSFGKGLVQSVRPVGNGAGLAVTIARYLTPNGIDIDKEGIPPDVEQEISEEVREEMRMDRTMIGTERDPQYVRALEILQEKVAAANGEETTSSVPASVR
- a CDS encoding glycerate kinase, encoding MSYLSALLHRAVLQLRQQGAVDRSLCEALLAGERQTPERSQALDLAPSETVEGIQERLGQLAEILDNVVERLPFQGQELILENLWRLWLPLAGQLAQLRRESARPIVQGILGGQGTGKTTLASALSVILEYFGYRSLGLSLDDLYKPYAERQRLKAEDPRLIRRGPPGTHDVELGLQVLQQLRQGASPVAVPRFDKSAFGGDGDRTSPEQVEGADIILFEGWFVGVEPVEPSCFEQAPEPIRTAQDKAFARDCNQRLQEYLPLWDCCDRLMVLAPVDYRLSQRWRLQAEHDAIAQGKAGLSDEEIREFVEYFWKALHPELFITPLIAPEAKSALVVTLEADHSIGSIR
- a CDS encoding DUF565 domain-containing protein, translating into MGVLRFLPTLEEYVVQNTRLNRLVDVLLARFVAWARNPWRRTSLIIIGFLFGYFLGNAISTISGQKAFLDMTVAFMMLLITESVNWLVYGRLRQSSLFSDTLSATKLGLVYSLFVEAFKLGS
- a CDS encoding calcium/sodium antiporter — its product is MLDLLTWLGIFAVSLFVLIKASDWFIDSSEVLGVFLRLSPFIIGVAIVSVGTSLPELMSSITAVQEGSSEIVFGNVIGSNVANIFLITGVAAVVAGKMELKYDLTSVDLPLFVGSSFLLALMLFTGKYSVGEAILCLLAYGVYLVYTITTSEGEIGGIPIAEAPVEAKSEATVAVGALESAGPDNSAPTSLETRPITEAGTTGDDGVQDSNTDSTPQAGERQAFPWKALFILIVSVIFIYFGAKYTVESVVALSELLNIGKEIIAVSALALGTSLPELSVSLVCVKRGSYDVAVGNVLGSNIFNALVVMAIPRFFGALIIPKTTLIEGLLEMLCGTILMFFVVQDKQITRWEGYLFIIFYAWFIAQIFELV
- a CDS encoding ArsR/SmtB family transcription factor translates to MQQPIPQEVTKHVAEYFSILSEPMRLKILNLLRDEERCVQELVEATKTSQANVSKHLKVMLQAGILSRRTEGTSAYYCVEDELTFELCHLVCDRLAARIEQQAQHFRAFSVSNKPRNRSSTGESEAEASS
- the accB gene encoding acetyl-CoA carboxylase biotin carboxyl carrier protein, with the translated sequence MQLDFNQLRELIAALEGTDISEFTLKNEDLELTIRKGSGVVSAAPGVMAVPQPVAAPDGGPAEVPTPASSPTPPPSAAAKWVEIVSPMVGTFYRAPAPDEPPFVDVGDRISNQQTVCIIEAMKLMNEVESEVTGEVIEILVENGEPVEYNQPLMRVLPA
- the efp gene encoding elongation factor P: MLSSNDFRTGSTIELDGAVWRVVEFLHVKPGKGSAFVRTKLKNAQTGSVVERTFRAGETVPQAILDKRVMQHTYREGEAFVLMDMETYEEVRLIPDQIGDGAKYLAEGMDVNVIYWNDQVVEVELPNSVVLEVTETDPGVKGDTATGGTKPATVSTGAQVMVPLFISIGERIKIDTRNDSYLGRE
- a CDS encoding TIGR02450 family Trp-rich protein — translated: MAKKKQKLPHLLGSKWTAMQKTWGWRHFQVVSRKNEGGFVFAELMASCDSQVRFWLNAKVLKNRNQWQPGWKSLQEQMELEIPEDVDVIDDF
- a CDS encoding rhomboid family intramembrane serine protease, translating into MSQESSSKALARELKGHILILGSCIALMWAVHLINQFLFAGSLNSFGVYPRNPNSLRGIVFMPFLHGNFPHILSNTASFLVLGWLVLIRGLRHFIWVSVIATLVSGLGIWFFGSAGIHIGASGVIFGYLGFLLLYGLFERSLPSIALSLLVMFFYGSLIWGIFPGDPRISWEGHLFGFIGGVLAAKFLSRK